A stretch of DNA from Microbacterium sp. LWS13-1.2:
CGAGGACGACTCGACGACGCCTCAGCGGATCTGCTCGACGCCGAGGCGGCCTACCGGGGCGCCGCGCTCGACCTCGAGGCCGACCAGGCGGTGCATAACCGTGCCTACGTTCGCATGCTTGGCGGAGATCTCGTCGGCGCGCTGCGGCTGATGCAGGGAGTCCGCGCGCCTCTGGATGAGGAGTCGGATGTGTGGGCCGCGATCAATGAGCTCGACCGCGCCGAGGTGCTCCGAGACGCCGGGCTGGTCGGTGAGGCGGAGCGATCGCTCGAGTCGGTCGCGCGGACGTTCGCCCGGCACGGCGCGCGGCAGGACCGCGCCGAGGCGGAGTTCCATCTCGCGCGCTCACTGCTCAACCACTCGCCCGAACGTGCGGCACGGGTCGCGTCGATGGCGGCGAGGCGATTCCGATCGATCGGCAGCGACGGGTGGGGGATGCGAGCGGAGGCGATCAAGCTGCGCGCGCAGCTGGCCATCGGCCGTGTCGACCGGTCCGGTGCACCGGTGGCGACGCCCCGTGCCCTGCCCCGCACGACGACGGTGGCAGATGTCGCGGATGCACTCGACGCACACGGGCACCACAGCGATGCGGCACTGCTTCGGATGAGCGAGCTGCTCGCCCGCGTGCGACGGGGCGCCGACCCGCAGACCATCAGGGTGCCCCGGACGCCACGCTGGGCGCCGCTGGAGCTCGGACTGCTCGTGCATGAAGTCCGTGCGGAGCGCGCACGGGCTCGGGGCGACGAACGCGGAGTCCGACGTCACGCGGCGGGGGGCCTGGACCTACTGGTGACGACTCGGCGCGCCGTGGGCAGCCTCGACCTCTCCGGGTCGACGACGATGCAGGGGCTGGGGGTCATCACGGTGGGTCTCTCGTCCGCGATGCGGTCCGGCCGACCGAGCGTCGTCTTCGAGTGGTCGGAGCGCGCCCGTCACCTGAACCAGCAGATCGTGCCACTGCGACCACCGCCCGACCCCGAGCTTGCCGCCGATCTCGCCGAGCTGCGGGTCCTCCGCGTGGACGACGGAGGGACGGACTGGCTCTCAGGGCCCCGCGCCTCTCTCCTCCGTGACCGGGCGCGGGAACGTCAATGGTCCGCAACCGCCGGACGGACGCTGAACGACCGGATAGAACTCGAAGACCTGCGCGGAGAGCTCGACGCCGGTGAGATCTCGCTTTCGTACGTGTTCGACGGTGTGGGACTCGGACTCGTGGTCGCGTCGGCGGCGGGAGCGCGGTTCCTGTCGCTGGATTGGCACGGCGTCCGAGCTGCGCTCCGGGGCCTGCGTGCGGACCTCGACATGGCGGCATCCGTCCGAACGGGGCCGGTGGCGGCAGTGGTGCGGAGCTCGCTCGACGATCGGCTCCGGGTGCTCTCGCGGCTGCTCGTGGACGCGGCGATCGGTGACGGGGACGGACGGCGCATCCTGATCACCGCTCCCGGCGTGCTCGCGGGCATCCCGTGGTCGATGCTTCCCGGGCTGAACGCTCGCGCGGTGACCCTCGCCTCGTCAGCATCCAGTTGGGTGCGGGCACGCAGATCGGCGCCGGAAGGACTCGCGACTGCCGGGTTCGCCGCCGGCCCGCGAGTCGCACGCGGCGATGAGGAGATCACGATGGCAGCCGATGCCTGGGCGCACGCACAGCAGCTGCACGCTGATGCCGCGACCGCCGACGCCGTGACCGCGCTCGCGTCGACGGTCGACGTGCTGCACATCGCTGCCCACGGACGTCATGCGGCCGACAACCCTCTGTTCTCGGGGCTCGAACTCGCAGATGGCGCGCTGTTCGGCTACGACATCGACCTCATGACGCGTCCGCCCCAGGTCGTGGTGCTGTCCGCCTGCGAAGTGGGACGTTCGGCCGTGCGCTGGGGCGACGAATCGATCGGCATGACGCGGGTGTGGTTGCACGCCGGCACTCGATGCGTCGTCGCCGCCCCGGTCATCGTCGCCGACGACGTCGCGTGCGAACTCCTCGCGGCGATGCATCACGGGCTCGCCGCCGGGGTCGCGCCCTCCGAGGCGCTGGCTGCGGCATCCGAGCGAACCGGCATCGTCGCACCGTTCCAGGTGCACGGCGCCGGGTTCTGACTTTTCTCGCGCCGCGTGTATCAGGGCGGATGCCGGCGGCTCCTCGTCACTGGATGGGCTCCCGCTGCCTGACCTGGGGGCCGGGAAGCGGGACAGAAGGCCTCCTGGGGAAACGCTGCTCGGGAGCGGGTCTTCGGTGCCGATCTTCGAGGGGTGCCGCACCGGGGACTGGGGGCGGCGCCCCTCATCCGTGCACCGTGGCGGAATCAGCCGCGGGAGGAGTTCGCGGTGCGGCCGCGTACGATGCCGACGAACGCGTCGACGGCGGGCGTGGTGCGGTCCGTGGCCCACGCCAGCGCGACCGTGGATGCCGGTCCGTCCAGGAGAGGCCGGTACTCGACGTCCTTGCGCTGGTGAAGCCGCGCGAGCGACATCGGCACCACCACGATCCCGACCCCTGCGGCGACGGTCGCGATCGCCTCGGCCGTGTCGGCCGGGGGAGCGAAGCGCGGTGCCACGGTGCCGGGCGGACGGATGCCGAGCACGTCGTCCTCGGGAACGATCAGCACTTCGCCCACGAGGTCGGCGGCATCGAGCTCGTCGGCGGTCGTCAGGTGCGACTCCTTCGCACAGACGACGACCGGCACCTCGTCGTAGAGCGGGATGACGTGGAGCCCGTCCTTGTCGATCGGCAGTCGGACGAGGGCCGCGTCGACCTCGCCGGCGCGGAGGGCATCACGCTGGTCGGCGACCGCCAGCGGGACGAGTTCCAGGCTCGTGCGCGGCATCCGCTCCTTCCAGGTGTCGATCCACTTGCCCGGTGTGGCACCGGGGATCGCGCCGAGGAGGAACGTCGTCGGCATGGGCGGCTCGGCGGGAGGCGTCGGCGACGGGCCCGGCGACGGCTGCGGCCGGCGTGCCTTCGTCGGCTTGCCCTTGGCTGCGGATCCGGATGCGGCGCCCGGACGCCTGCCCGAGACGCCTCGTCCTCGCCCGCCTGCGCGCGGCCCGCCCTTCGCCATACCGTTCAGCGTAGCCGGGGCGCTATCGTTCGCTCATGGTGACGATCCTCGCGACGGTCTTCGCAGCGCTGGCGGCGCTGCTGCATGTGTACATCTTCGTGATGGAGAGCGTGCAGTGGACGCAGCCGAAGGTCTGGAAGCGCTTCGGCGTCGCCGACCAGGCCGCGGCCGACACGACCAAGCCGATGGCGTACAACCAGGGGTTCTACAACCTGTTCCTCGCCATCGGCGTCGTGATCGGTCTGGTGCTGATCTTCGCGGGATCGGATGCCGCCCCCGTGCGCGCGGCCGGGCTCGCGCTCGTGCTGTTCAGCCTCGGGTCGATGGTGGCTGCCGCTCTCGTGCTGCTGACCACAGGAATGAAGTATCTGCGGCCGGCGCTCATCCAGGGGACGCTGCCGCTCATCGGCTTCGTGCTGTTCCTCTTCGCCTGACGAGCCTGCTGAGCTCGGGCGAAGGCATCCCCGAAACATCGATGAACTTCCGGTTCACACAGCCTCGTGGTGTGTGAACCGGAAGTTCATCGACGAAACGGGGATGTGCCACGTCGCCGATTCGCCGCGGCCGATGCGCGGAGGCGGGGTTCAATCGCACGCGCCCCACTGACCGGACCCCGACGCGACAGCCGTCTTCTCGAGCGATCGCAGCAGCGCCTCCTGGCTGCGGTTGGGCGAGTAGACCTCGACGCGCGCGTCGCCCTGAGCCACGAGTTCGCCGTTGACGAAGCGGCCGTCGGGCGTCCAGATGTACAGCAGAGTCCTGCCGTACTGGTCGTGCACCTCCGCGTCGGGCGCCACCCAGATCGTCGACCCCGCCGGTACGAGTGCCGAGAGGTTCGCGGTCGCCTCCGCGCCCCAGCAGTCGAGGACAGGAGAGGTCTCGGGGGTGTCGATGCCGAGCAGGCGGACGCGCGTCGACTCGAGATCGCCGACGACGGCGTTGGACACCGCGACATGGGCGCGCAGGGTGTCGCCGTCGTGCACGCTCTCGACGGTCATCTCGAACGCGTCAGCGGGAATCGCGGGCATCGTCGCAGCACCGCCGGGGGGTGCGACGGCGACTGGGGCTGCATCATGGTCGCGCCCCGCGAACCACCACACGGCCGCGCCCGCGAGGACGAGCACGAGGATGCCGATGAGGACGCGTCTGAACACGTCGCGAGCCTATGCCGTGCTCGCGACGCTCCGCGGTCGGAGGTCAGGCGGCCAGTCGGAGTCCCCGCTTGTCGGTGGCGACGCGCTCGCCGTCGGCGATCGTCTGGTCGTCGCCGATGAGCGAGCCCCCGGCGACACGAGCGTCGTGGCCGACCTGCGTGCGCACGCCGATCTTCGCGCGCGGGCCGATGGCGGCCCGCGGACCGATGTGGGCGTGAGGGGCGATCTCGACGTCAGGGCCGATCACGGCATCCGTCTCGACCCACACGCCACGGCCGACGTGCGCGCCCGCGGCGATCTGAACCCCCGGTTCGACATACGCCCCCGCTTCGACGACGGCGCTCGGGTGCACCTTCGCTCCATGCGCGATGAGGCCACGACCGTTGACGTGCTTGCGGTAGCGCAGCGTCTCGCCCCGGTCGTTCTCGATGTCGATGTAGTTCTTGCCCACAATCCCCTCCTGAGCAGCACATAGTGCTGAGTACAGAAATAACCGAGGAGAGCGGTGATTCATTCCCGCGCATCGGAACGATCCGGTCACGGCGGAAAGAGGCCCCGCATCCCGAGGAATGCGGGGCCGGAAGCCGGTTCGGATCAGCGTTCCACGAACTCGTCAGCGGCCGATAGAGCGCGGTCGATCACGTCCAGACCGCGCACCAGTTCGTCCTCGCTGATCACGAGCGGCGGCGCGATGTGCACGCGGTTGAAGTGCGTGAAGGGCCACACGCCCTCGCGCTTGCACGCGGCGGCGACGGCGACGACGGGCGCGGCATCCGCTCCGCTCGCGTTGAACGGCACGAGCTGCTCGCGCGTGTCGCGGTCCTTGACCAGCTCGATCGCCCAGAAGAGGCCCATCCCCCGCACATCGCCGACGGACGGATGCTGCGACGCGATGTCGCGCAGTCGCGGCTCGACGACGCGCGAACCGAGATCGCGGACGCGCTCGAGGATGCCGTCGCGCTCGAAGACCTCGAACGTCGCCACGCCCGCTGCGCACGCGAGCGGATGCCCGGAGTACGTGAGGCCGCCCGGGAACGACACGGTGTCGAAGTGCGCCGCGATGCGGTCCGAGATCACGACCCCGCCCAGCGGCACATAGCCCGAGTTCACGCCCTTTGCGAAGGTGATGAGGTCGGGCTGCACGTCGAACGCCTGGAACGCGAACCACTCGCCCACGCGGCCGAAGCCCACCATCACCTCGTCGGCGATGTAGACGATGCCGAAGCGGTCGCACAGCTCGCGGACGCCCGCGAGGTACCCGGGCGGCGGAACGAGCACTCCGTTGGTGCCGACGATGGTCTCGATGAGGATGGCGGCGATCGTCGACGCACCCTCGAGCACGATGGTCTGCTCGAGGTGCTCGAGCGCGCGCTGCGTCTCTTCCTCGGCGCTCGACGAGTGGAACGCCGAGCGATAGGGGTAGGGCCCGAAGAACTTCGCCGTCGAGCCGTCGCCGGGTTCGTTCGGCCAGCGGCGCGGGTCGCCGGTCAGTGAGATGGCGGTCGTGGTGTTGCCGTGATAGCTGCGGTACATCGACAGCACCTTGCGGCGACCGGTGACGAGACGAGCCATGCGCACGGCGTTCTCGTTCGCGTCGGCGCCGCCGTTGGTGAAGAACACCTTGTCGAAGCCGTCGCCGGCCACCTCCGCGATGCGGCGGGCGAGCTCGCCGCGGACGTCGTTGGCCATCGACGGCTGGATCGTCGCGAGGCGGCCCGCCTGCCGCTGGATGGCCGCGACCAGATCGGGATGCTGGTGGCCCAGGTTGAGGTTGACCAGCTGCGAGTTGAAGTCCAGATAGGCGTTGCCGCTGTAGTCCCAGAACGTCGAGCCCTCGCCCGCTGCGATCGGCAGCGGGTCGATGAGCGCCTGCGCGCTCCAGGAGTGGAACACGTGTCCGCGGTCGTCGGCGCGCACGCGTGCGTCGGCCTGGCGGTCGGGCAGCGTGCGGCGGACACCCGCCGGATCGGTGTAGACGGCGGCGTCGGCGAGCGTGTCGGTCATGAGGAGTCCTCTCCTGTTGCGGTCGTTGAGCGAGCGAGGAACGAGCGAGACGAAACGCGTGCTGATCGCGAGCAATGTCAGGCGCGTTTCGTCTCGCTTCGCTCGCTCAACGACCGAATGCGCGTCAGTTGCTCTGGGGGAAGCCGAGGTTGATGCCGCCGTGGTGGGCGGGGTCGAGCCAGCGGCTGGTGATGGCTTTCTCGCGGGTGTAGAAGTCGAAGCCGTGGACGCCGTAGGCTTTGGCGTCGCCGAACAGCGACTGCTTCCAGCCGCCGAAGGAGTGGTACGCGACGGGGACGGGGATGGGCACGTTGATGCCGATCATGCCGACCTGCACCTCGTTCTGGAAGCGGCGGGCGGCGCCGCCGTCGTTGGTGAAGATGGCGGTGCCGTTGCCGAACTGGCCGGAGTTGATCAGCTCGAGACCCTCGTCGTACGACTGCACGCGCACGACGGAGAGGACCGGTCCGAAGATCTCCTCCTGGTACGCGCGGCTGGTGGTGGGGATGTCGTCGATCAGGGTGGGGCCGAAGAAGAACCCATCCTCATGCCCCTCGACAGTGAAGCCCCGGCCATCGACGACGATCTTCGCGCCGTCCGCCTCGGCGATGTCGACGTAGCTCGAGACCTTGTCGCGGTGCACGTCGGTGATCAGCGGCCCCATGTCGGGCTCCACGCCGTCCACCCCGGCACCGTTGCCGATCTTCAGCTTCGCGATGCGTTCGGTGATCTTGCTGATGAGGTCATCGGCGACCGGTTCCACGGCGAGCACGACGCTGATGGCCATGCAGCGTTCCCCGGCGGCACCGTAGCCGGCGTTGACGGCCTGGTCGGCGACCAGGTCCAGGTCCGCGTCGGGCAGCACCAGCATGTGGTTCTTCGCACCACCCAGCGCCTGCACTCGCTTGCCATGCCTCGAGGCGGTCTCGTAGATGTACTGCGCGATCGGCGTGGACCCGACGAAACTGATGGACTGCACGTCGGGGCTTTCCAGCAGCCCGTCGACCGCGGCCTTGTCGCCCTGCAGCACCGTGAACACCCCGTCCGGCAGTCCCGCCTCCTGCCACAGCGCCGCCAGCCACAGCGCCGCGGACGGGTCCTTCTCCGACGGCTTCAGCACCACCGCGTTGCCCGCGGCGATCGCGATCGGGAAGAACCACATCGGCACCATCGCCGGGAAATTGAACGGGCTGATCACCCCCACCACCCCGAGCGGCTGCTTCAGCGAGTACACATCGATCCCGGTCGACGCGTTCTCACTGAACGCGCCCTTGAGGAAGTGCGGGAAACCGCACGCCAACTCCACGACCTCCTGACCGCGCAGGATCTCCCCCATCGCATCCGAGACCACCTTGCCGTGCTCCGCGGTGATGATCTCCGCCAACTCTCGCTTCCGCACATTCAACAACTCCCGGAAGCTGAACAACACGCCCTGCCGCCGCGCGATCGACCACCCCGACCACACCTCGAACCCACGCACCGCCGACGCGATCGCCGCGTCGATCTCCGCCTCATCCGCCAACGCCACCCGCGCCGACACCACACCCGTCGCCGGATTGAACACCGGCGCCGTCCGCCCCGACGACGACGGCACCTCCACACCATCGATCCAATGCGAGATCACCCGCACATCGGCGTCGGTGGTCGCAGGTGCGACAGCGCTCTCGGCAATGCTCATGGGTGATCCCTTTCGGCGTCGGACAGATCGTGTGGCGATCCCTTAGGCTTGACGCGTCCCAGCCTGTCAGAGAAGAAGAGGCGTTCACGGTGCCCGACCGTCGCGAAGATCGGACGATCCACACGGATCGTCCGGCAAATCGATCCGCAGATGAGACCCTCCCGACCGTGCGCGAGGTGATCGCGCTGGACGCGGTCGCCCACGGTGTTCCCGAGGTGCTCGTCGCAGGCGACGCCCTCGACGCGCGGGTGCGCTGGCTGCATGTCTCGGACAGTGCGGGTGTCGCCCGCCTGCTCGATGGCGGCGAGCTGCTGCTGTCGACCGGCTCCTCGTGGCCCGCAGAGCCCGCGGACCTGCGGAGGTTCATCGACGAGCTCGCCGACGCCGGGCTCTCGGGCCTCGCGCTCGAGCTCGGCACCCACTACCGCTACGTGCCCGCCGTGGTCGTCGAGGCGGCGGCGGCGCGCGACCTCGCGCTGATCGTGCTGCACCGCGAGGTGAAGTTCGTCACGGTCACCGAAGCCGTGCACAGCCGCATCATCACGGGGCAGACCGACGCGCTGCGCGCCCGCGACGAGGTGCGCGAGCGCTTCACGGCGCTCGTGCTGCGCGGCTCGCCCGCAGACTTCATCGTTCATCAGCTGGCGCAGACGCTGGGTGCGCCCATCGTGCTCGAGAACCTCGGCTACGAGGTCGTGGCGGCCGAGGTGCCCCTGGCGATGGAGGAGGAGCTCTTCGCCGAGTGGGAGCTGCGCTCCCGTTCCGCCCACCGGCGCTCCGAGCAGCGTCGTCAGCGCGGCGCTGCCGCGGGCGCGGACGACTGGCTCATCATTCCCGTCGAGGCGCGCGGCATCCGCTGGGGCAACCTCATCGCCCTTCCGGGTCCGGAGCATGCGGCTGGGCGGATGGCGGTGCTCGAGCAGGGAGCCATCGCCCTCGCGGTCGGCCGTCTCGCCGACGGCGACGCCGACGAATGGGTCCGCATCGGGCGCCGGCGCCTGGTCGACGGACTGCTCGCCGGCCGCTTCGCGGGCGTCGGCGGCGCGGCCGCGCGCCTCGAAGCGGCCGGGCTGCCCTTGCGCGGCGCGAAGCTGTACGGCCTGGTCGTGTCGGGCGCACCCGTCGCGGTGGAGCGAGCGGATGCCGCGGCCCGCGCGCTGCGGGGCCGCGCACTCGCAGGGTCGGCGCCGGCCGGAGTCGCGGCGCCCGCGGCGACGATGCTGGTATCGCTGCCGCGGGACGCCGTGTTCGACGACGCCGCCGTGGTGGCGTTCGTGCGGGCCCTCGTCGACGCCGCCGATGTCGAACGGGTCACCGTCTCGGTCGGTCGCGGCGCCGAGGGCATCGACGCTGCCCTCGCCTCGGTGCACGAAGCCGTGGATCTGGCCGGCGGCCGGCGTCGCCGGGCCGGACGCGGCCCACATCTGCGGCGCGGCGAGAACCGCCCGCTGGTCCAGCTCGTCGCGGCCCTGCGCGATGACCACAGGGTGCTCGATCACGGCGAGCGCATGCTCGCGCCGCTCATCGCGCACGACCTGTCGCGTTCGGGTGACCTGCTCGACGTCCTCGAGGCGATGCTCGCGCACCCGGGCAACCGCACCGCGGCGGCGGGGGCATCCCATCTCTCGCGGTCGGTGTTCTATCAGCGCATCGCGCTCATCGAGGAGCTGCTGGGCGCCGACCTCGACGACGGCGAGACCCAGACCGCGCTTCACCTCGCACTCCTGGTGCGGCGCTCCGCCGGCCGCTGACGCGGGCCCGGATCAGCCCGCGATGTAGACCTTGCGGAGCGTCTCGCGGACGGTCCAGACCGTGCGCATGCCGGCGGTGAGGCGCACCACCGCACCCGCGCGCAGCTCGATCGGCTCGAGTGCCGGGTCGTCGAACGACACCGTCGCCGAGCCGGACAGCACGACGAACACCTCGTCGGTCTCGACGTCGGTCGAGACCCCCGGCGTGTGCTCCCACACGCCGATCGCGTCCGTCAGCTCGATGTAGCCGGTGCGCGGGGAGCCCTCGACGACCTGCTCGGCCGGCAGGGAGTCGAGCGCGAGCGCGAGGGCCGCGGCATCCGTCACGATCCCCGGGTTCATGAGTCGAAGCCCAGTCCGAGCGCGTCGAGCGTCTTCAGCAGCAGGTTGCGCTTGCCCTTGTTGTGGTCGGCGCGATCCAGCGACCACCTCGTCGCGTTGATGCCGATCGAGGCCGCGGGCTCGGGCGGGAACGGCAGGGGGCGCTTGCGCACCATCTCGAGCTCGGTGCGTTCGTTCGAGACGCCGTCGAGCAGATCGAGCATGACGTCGCCGGCGAAGCGGGTCGAGCCGACGCCGAGCCCGGTGAAGCCGGCGGCGTAGGCGATGCGACGTTCGCGCGCCGTGCCGAAGAAGGCCGTGAACTGCGTCGATGTGTCGATCGCGCCCGCCCACTGGTGCGTGAAGCGCAGGCCCTCGAGCTGTGGGAAGGTCGTGAAGAAGTGACTCGCCAGCTTCTCCCACGTCTCGGGCCGGTGCTCGTAGGCGGGATCGACGCGGCGCCCGTAGCGGTAGACGGCGTCGTAGCCGCCGAACAGGATGCGGCTGTCCTTGCTGATCCGGTAGTAGTGGAACTGGTTCGCCATGTCGCCGATGCCCTGGCGGTCCTGCCAGCCGACCGACGCGAGCTGCGCGTCGGTGAGCGGCTCGGTCATGAGCACGTAGTCGTACACCGGCACCGTCATGAGCCGGTTGCGCTTGATGAGCGACGGGAACACGTTGGTGCCGAGCACGGCACGCGCTGCCTCCACGCGCCCGTCGTTGGTGATCACGACCACCCCCGGGCCGGTCGTGTCGAGCCCGGTCACGTGGGACCGCTCGAAGATCTCGACGCCGCGCTCCTCGCACACGCGGGCGAGTTCGGCGGCCATGCGCGCCGGGTGCACCATGCCGCACGCGTGCTTCTCCCAGACGGCGGCGAGATACGTGGGGGAGTGGACGGATGCCTGCACCTCGGCACGGTCGAGATAGACGACGCCCTCCTCGCCCTCGGCGGCCCACTCCTTCAGCCACTCCACCTGATGGGGTTCGACCGCGGGCGCCAGCTGACCGGTGCGCTCGAACTGGAAGTCCAGGCCGTAGCGCGCCTCGGACGCCTCGATCGCATCGAGGTTCTCGCGACCGAGCCGCTCGAGCACCGGCATCTCGTCGGGCCAGCGCGCCATGCCGTTCTCGTGGCCGTGCGTGAGGCTCGCTTCGCAGAAGCCGCCGTTGCGCCCCGACGCCGCCCAGCCCACGCGCTGCGCTTCGACGACGACGACCTTGGCGCCCGGGTCGCGCTCGGTGGCGAGCAGGGCGGTCCACAGGCCGGTGTAGCCGCCGCCGACGACGACCAGGTCGGCGCGATGCGTGCCGACGAGAGAGGACCGGTCGGGCCTCAGATTCTCGGGGAGGTCGTCGCGCCAGAAGACGGAGTGTCTGGTGCCGGCAAGGGAATGCTGGACGACGGATGCTGGCGGCCGCTGTCGTTCGAAGACGGTCGTGCCCACGGTTATCAACTCCGATGCGGGTGTCTGGTGCTCCCATCCTCGCCCGTCGACGGCGACGGTGCGGGCATCGCGTGTCGGAAGTTGTCCGTCGGCCGGACAGGTTGTCGCGCCGGCATCAGCGCGCGGCGAGCTCCCCGGTGAGCGCATCCACGTCGGCGACGCGGGCGTAGGTGCCGTCGAGCGCCGCCATGAACGCCAGGTGCACCTGGGCGCCCGGCACGGTCCGGCCGTCGTAGGCGAGGTCGGGTGCCGCGCACGCGTCCTGTGCGACGGCGAGGCGGAAGCCGAGATCGGATGCCGCGCGCACGGTCGCGTCGACGCACATGCTCGACATCATCCCGGCGACGACGATCTCGTCGGGTGCCGCGGCGCGCAGCAGAGCCTCGAGCCCCGTGCCGAGGAACGCGTTCGGCTCGTGCTTGACGACGACGTGCTCCGAACCGTCGGGCGCGACGCGCGGGTCGAACTCGACGCCCGGCGTCCCGGCGCCGAAGAACGCGGCATCCGGACCGTCCCACACGTGCTGGACGTGGACGACCCGCTCACCCGTCGCGCGGAACGCGGCGAGGAGTCGCGCGGCGGCATCGGCGGCGGCATCCGGGTCGACGAGCGGATGCCGCCCTCCCGGGAAGTAGTCGCGCTGGATGTCGATGAGGAGCAGGAGTCGGGTCACCGCAACAGCATAGAGGCGGCCGTGTCAGGCATCCGGCGCGGCGTAGACACCGGTCGTTGAGCGAGCGAGGAACGAGCGAGACGAAACGCGGGCACCCAGCGCAATCGAGAGGCTCGGGGCGTTTCGTCTCGGTCGCTGGCGCTCCCTCGCTCAACGACCGAAGCTTGGTCCCGGTCGCTGGCGCTCCCTCGCTCAACGACCGAAGCTAGGTCCCGGTCGTTGAGCGAGCGAGGAACGAGCGAGACGAAACGCCTGAGCGTGGTGCAGAACGTGTCAGGCATCCGGCGCGGCGTAGACCCGCGTGCCTTCGACGAACGTCTGGAGCGTGCGGGTGGCGCCGATCCGCTCCGCGGGGCCGGCGAACGGGTCGCGGTCGAGCACGGCCAGGTCGGCGAGCTTGCCCACCTCGATCGTGCCGGTGACCTCGTCGAGGTGGTTCACCCACGCCGATCCGGCCGTGTACGCGGTGAGCGATGTCGCGAGGTCGATCGCCTGCTCCGG
This window harbors:
- a CDS encoding CHAT domain-containing protein; translated protein: MSSDPRDLYQRGVHLANRGRFADARRVLARAARAASAAGDVDLEARVTGTTAYLLAQQSDAVEGERLCREALARPGLAPETLAILHGQLGSIQMERGHLDPAADSLTRSIDGLSGDPVRAANMRMNRSMVNMRRGRLDDASADLLDAEAAYRGAALDLEADQAVHNRAYVRMLGGDLVGALRLMQGVRAPLDEESDVWAAINELDRAEVLRDAGLVGEAERSLESVARTFARHGARQDRAEAEFHLARSLLNHSPERAARVASMAARRFRSIGSDGWGMRAEAIKLRAQLAIGRVDRSGAPVATPRALPRTTTVADVADALDAHGHHSDAALLRMSELLARVRRGADPQTIRVPRTPRWAPLELGLLVHEVRAERARARGDERGVRRHAAGGLDLLVTTRRAVGSLDLSGSTTMQGLGVITVGLSSAMRSGRPSVVFEWSERARHLNQQIVPLRPPPDPELAADLAELRVLRVDDGGTDWLSGPRASLLRDRARERQWSATAGRTLNDRIELEDLRGELDAGEISLSYVFDGVGLGLVVASAAGARFLSLDWHGVRAALRGLRADLDMAASVRTGPVAAVVRSSLDDRLRVLSRLLVDAAIGDGDGRRILITAPGVLAGIPWSMLPGLNARAVTLASSASSWVRARRSAPEGLATAGFAAGPRVARGDEEITMAADAWAHAQQLHADAATADAVTALASTVDVLHIAAHGRHAADNPLFSGLELADGALFGYDIDLMTRPPQVVVLSACEVGRSAVRWGDESIGMTRVWLHAGTRCVVAAPVIVADDVACELLAAMHHGLAAGVAPSEALAAASERTGIVAPFQVHGAGF
- a CDS encoding LysR substrate-binding domain-containing protein produces the protein MAKGGPRAGGRGRGVSGRRPGAASGSAAKGKPTKARRPQPSPGPSPTPPAEPPMPTTFLLGAIPGATPGKWIDTWKERMPRTSLELVPLAVADQRDALRAGEVDAALVRLPIDKDGLHVIPLYDEVPVVVCAKESHLTTADELDAADLVGEVLIVPEDDVLGIRPPGTVAPRFAPPADTAEAIATVAAGVGIVVVPMSLARLHQRKDVEYRPLLDGPASTVALAWATDRTTPAVDAFVGIVRGRTANSSRG
- a CDS encoding DUF1304 domain-containing protein, with translation MVTILATVFAALAALLHVYIFVMESVQWTQPKVWKRFGVADQAAADTTKPMAYNQGFYNLFLAIGVVIGLVLIFAGSDAAPVRAAGLALVLFSLGSMVAAALVLLTTGMKYLRPALIQGTLPLIGFVLFLFA
- a CDS encoding thermonuclease family protein translates to MFRRVLIGILVLVLAGAAVWWFAGRDHDAAPVAVAPPGGAATMPAIPADAFEMTVESVHDGDTLRAHVAVSNAVVGDLESTRVRLLGIDTPETSPVLDCWGAEATANLSALVPAGSTIWVAPDAEVHDQYGRTLLYIWTPDGRFVNGELVAQGDARVEVYSPNRSQEALLRSLEKTAVASGSGQWGACD
- a CDS encoding transferase, encoding MGKNYIDIENDRGETLRYRKHVNGRGLIAHGAKVHPSAVVEAGAYVEPGVQIAAGAHVGRGVWVETDAVIGPDVEIAPHAHIGPRAAIGPRAKIGVRTQVGHDARVAGGSLIGDDQTIADGERVATDKRGLRLAA
- a CDS encoding aspartate aminotransferase family protein; this encodes MTDTLADAAVYTDPAGVRRTLPDRQADARVRADDRGHVFHSWSAQALIDPLPIAAGEGSTFWDYSGNAYLDFNSQLVNLNLGHQHPDLVAAIQRQAGRLATIQPSMANDVRGELARRIAEVAGDGFDKVFFTNGGADANENAVRMARLVTGRRKVLSMYRSYHGNTTTAISLTGDPRRWPNEPGDGSTAKFFGPYPYRSAFHSSSAEEETQRALEHLEQTIVLEGASTIAAILIETIVGTNGVLVPPPGYLAGVRELCDRFGIVYIADEVMVGFGRVGEWFAFQAFDVQPDLITFAKGVNSGYVPLGGVVISDRIAAHFDTVSFPGGLTYSGHPLACAAGVATFEVFERDGILERVRDLGSRVVEPRLRDIASQHPSVGDVRGMGLFWAIELVKDRDTREQLVPFNASGADAAPVVAVAAACKREGVWPFTHFNRVHIAPPLVISEDELVRGLDVIDRALSAADEFVER
- a CDS encoding CoA-acylating methylmalonate-semialdehyde dehydrogenase, whose protein sequence is MSIAESAVAPATTDADVRVISHWIDGVEVPSSSGRTAPVFNPATGVVSARVALADEAEIDAAIASAVRGFEVWSGWSIARRQGVLFSFRELLNVRKRELAEIITAEHGKVVSDAMGEILRGQEVVELACGFPHFLKGAFSENASTGIDVYSLKQPLGVVGVISPFNFPAMVPMWFFPIAIAAGNAVVLKPSEKDPSAALWLAALWQEAGLPDGVFTVLQGDKAAVDGLLESPDVQSISFVGSTPIAQYIYETASRHGKRVQALGGAKNHMLVLPDADLDLVADQAVNAGYGAAGERCMAISVVLAVEPVADDLISKITERIAKLKIGNGAGVDGVEPDMGPLITDVHRDKVSSYVDIAEADGAKIVVDGRGFTVEGHEDGFFFGPTLIDDIPTTSRAYQEEIFGPVLSVVRVQSYDEGLELINSGQFGNGTAIFTNDGGAARRFQNEVQVGMIGINVPIPVPVAYHSFGGWKQSLFGDAKAYGVHGFDFYTREKAITSRWLDPAHHGGINLGFPQSN